The Saccharothrix violaceirubra genome segment CCGGCGTCCGCCATCGGCCTGAGTCGCGCCTCACACCACGCGTGGCAGGCTGGGACCGTGGAACTCGCACAGGTGCTGGACAACGCGCTGCGCAAAGCCGCCGCGCTGTGGGTCCGACCGGCCGGTCACCCGCCCCGGCTGGTCTGGGCGCTGTGGCGCGACGGCGCCGTGCACGTCGCGGTCGGCGGAACCGGGCAGGTCGTGCCCGGACTGGCCGATGGGGTGGACTGCACGCTCACCGTCCGCTCGCCCACGACCCACTCGCACCTGGTCGACGTCACCGCGACCGCGCGGCTGGTCGACCCCGACGACGACACGGCCGCCGCGCTGCGGTCGGCCCGGCTCAACGGCCGACCGGACTGGGATTCGGTCTACCGCTGGGACATCCCGTGATCACCGCACCGGCGGACTTCGCGGTCGACCTCGGCGCCGAGGCCCGGCGGTGGCGCGACACGCTGCCCGCCCTGGCGACGAGGTACTGCTCCCGCTGGGCGCTGACCCCCGACGGCGACCCGATGTTCGGCTACGTCGCGGCCGTCCTGCCCGTGCGCCGGGCCGACGGGCACCCGGCCGTCCTCAAACTCACCTGGCTCGACGAGGAGACCCGGTCCGAACCCCTCGCCCTGGCCACGTGGAACGGCGACGGGGCCGTTCTGCTGCTCGACCACGACGACGCGGACGGCGCACTGCTGCTGGAACGCCTCGACGCCGACCACTCGCTCGCGGACGAACCGATCGCCGCCGCCCTGGCCGTGATCGGCGGACTGGTCCGGCGGCTGACCGTGCCGGCGCCGGCCGGGCTGCGCCGCGTCGTGGTCGACGACCTGGCCGCGCGCAACCGGGAACTCGGCACGCCGGTGGAACCACGCGTCGTCGACCACGCGGCGGGCATGGGCCGTGAACTGGCCGCGTCCGCCGCACACCTGCTCGTCAACGAGGACCTGCACTACGGGAACGTGCTGCGGGCGAGCCGCGAACCGTGGCTCGTGATCGACCCCAAACCGCTGTCCGGCGACCCCGAGTACGGCGTGATCCCGCTGCTGTGGAACCGGCTCGCCGAACTCGACGGCGAACGCGGGCTGCGCGACCGGCGTGCCGCGGTCGTGGCCGCCGCCGGACTCGACCCCGACCGGACCCGCGCGTGGACGTACTACCGGGCCGTGGTGAACCACCTGTGGGCCGTCGAGGTCGGCGACCGGGCGTTCGCCGACCGGCTGGCCGCGATCACGCGGTCCACTGTGGAGCGGGCGGCATGACCGACCGGCGACGGCTAGCCTGATCACCGTGGTCGTCGTGAACCGGGTCTTCGCCGCTCAACTCGCCGGATTGCCCGTGTTCGGGCCGGACGGCGAATCCATCGGCAAGGTCCGCGACCTCGTCGTCGGACTGCGGATCGACCGGCAACCGCCGCGCGTCCTCGGACTGGTGCTCGAACTGGCCACCCGGCGTCGCATCTTCGTGCCCATGCTGCGCGTGACGACGATCGAGCCGAACGCCGTGAGCCTGGCCACCGGAACGGTCAGCCTGCGCCAGTTCCACCAGCGCGCCAACGAGGTCCTGGTCGTCGGCGAACTGCTCGACGCCCGCGTGCGCATGGACTCCGGCGCGCAGGCCGTCCTGGTCGACGCGGCCATGGAACCGACCCGCACCCGCGACTGGCGGATGACCCGCGTGGCCGTGCGCGAGCGCACCGGACGGCTCAGCCGGCGCGGACCCGTGCAGGTGCTGGCGTGGGAGGACCTGACCGGGCTGTCCATCACGGAACTCGCCGGGCAGCCGCAGGGCGCACAACACCTCGTGGCGCTCTTCGAGACCATGCGCGCGGCCGACGTCGCCCTGGCGTTGCACAGCCTGCCGTCCAAACGCCGGTACGAGGTCGCCGAAGCCCTGGACGACGAACGGCTCGCCGACGTCATCGAGGAGATGGCCGAGGAGGACCAGAAGGACCTCCTCGCCCACATGGACGAGGAACGCGCGGCCGACGTGCTCGAGGCGATGAACCCCGACGACGCCGCCGACCTGCTCGCCGAACTGCCCGAACCGGAAAAGGACCGGCTCCTGGACCTGATGGAGCCCGAGGAGTCCGCGCCGGTCAAGCGGTTGCTCAAGTACAGCTACGACACCGCCGGCGGTCTGATGACCCCCGAACCCGTCGTGCTCGCGCCCGACGCCACCGTGGCCGAGGCGTTGGCGCACGTGCGCAACCCCGACCTCACACCCGCACTGGCCAGTATGGTGTTCGTGTGCCGGTCGCCGACCGCGACGCCCACCGGCCGCTACCTCGGCTGCGTGCACATCCAGCGCCTGCTCCGCGAACCGCCGTCCGACCTGGTCGCGGGCGTGCTGGACACCGACATGGCGACTCTGTCGCCGACCGCGTCGCTGGGCGAGGTGACCCGCTACTTCGCCGCGTACAACCTGGTGTGCGGCCCCGTGGTCGACGAGGCCGAGCACCTGCTCGGCGCGGTGACCGTCGACGACGTCCTGGACCACCTGCTGCCGGACAACTGGCGGGAAACGGGGTTGACCAATGCCTGAGCTGCTGCCACGACGCAGACTCGACCAGCCGCGCCAACCGGCCCGGTTCCGGCTCTCCCTGGACCCGGAGGCGTTCGGCCGGTTCTCCGAACGGCTGGCCCGGTTCCTGGGCACCGGAAAGTTCCTGTTCTGGCAGACGCTGCTCGTGCTCGCGTGGATCACGCTGAACCTGGTCGCGGTCGAGTACTCGTGGGACCCGTACCCGTTCATCCTGCTGAACCTGGCGTTCTCCACGCAGGCCGCCTACGCCGCACCGCTGATCCTGCTGGCCCAGAACCGGCAGGACGACCGGGACCGGGTGTCGCTGGAGGAGGACCGGACGCGGGCCGCGCAGACCAAGGCCGACACCGAGTACCTGGCCCGGGAACTGGCCGCGTTGCGGCTGGCCGTCGGCGAGGTCGTGACCCGGGACTACCTGCGCAGCGAACTGGACCGCGTGCTGCGCAAGACCCGACGGCGTGCGCTCAAGGACTCCGAGGTGGGGTCCTAGGTCAGACCTGGCCCTCGTCGACGAGCTTGGCGCAGGACCGGCCGAAGCGCTCCAGCTCGGCGGCGTCGAACACGTCGCCGAAGTGGCGGGCCACGCCGGTCAGGTGCGTCCCGCCGGCGGTGCGCAGCCGGTCGACGCCCTGGGCGGTGAGGACCGCGACGACGCCCCGGCCGTCACCGTCGGCGCGTTCGCGCAGCACCAGGCCGGCGCGTTCGAGCCGGTCCACGAGACGGGTCACGCCGGAGCGCGACAGCAGGACCGCGTCGGCCAGTTCGGTCATCCGCAGTCGGTGCCGCGGCGCCTCGGCCAACTGGACGAGCACGTCGTAGGCCGCCAGGGACAGGCGCTGTTCGGCGATCAGCTCGGCCTCGAGGACCCGAGTGAGCCGCGCGTGGGCGCGGAGGAACGATCGCCACACCCCCAGCTCGGTTCGGGTGGGCAACCGGGCACTTCCGGTTTCCGGCACGGGCCACGATGTTACGGAAAGCACCCGGCCGACTCCCCTGCGGCCCCCGTCTTCCCGGGTCCGCGATCGCCGTAGCATGGGAGGTCGGAGCCCCATCCCGTTGATATTTAAGGCGATCCTGTGTTCCCTACTGCTGACGACGTGCGCAAGGCGCTGGCCGGCGTGCACGACCCCGAGATCAAGCGTCCGATCACCGAGTTGGGCATGGTGAAAGACGTCGTGGTCGGCAAGGACGGCGTCGTCGACGTCGCCGTCTACCTGACCGTCCAGGGGTGTCCGCTGCGGGACAAGATCACCGCGGACGTGACGGCGGCCGTCTCGGGACTGCCCGGCGTGACCGGCGTGCGGGTGGCGTTGGACGTGATGTCCGACGCGCAGCGGACCGACCTGCGCAAGATGCTGCGCGGCGGCGTGGACGAGCCCGTGATCCCGTTCGCGCAGCCCGGGTCGTTGACGCGGGTGTACTGCGTGGCGTCGGGCAAGGGCGGCGTCGGCAAGTCGAGCGTGACGGTCAACCTGGCGGTGGCGATGGCCGCGCGCGGGCTGTCGGTCGGCGTGGTGGACGCGGACATCTACGGGCACTCGATCCCGCGGATGCTGGGCACCGAGGCGCGGCCGACCCAGGTCGAGAAGATGATCATGCCGCCGCAGTCGCACGGCGTGAAGCTGATCTCGATCGGGATGTTCACGCCCGGCAACACGCCCGTGGTGTGGCGCGGACCCATGCTGCACCGGGCGTTGCAGCAGTTCCTGGCCGACGTGTTCTGGGGCGACCTGGACGTGCTGCTGCTGGACCTGCCGCCCGGTACCGGCGACGTGGCGATCTCCGTGGCGCAGCTCGTGCCCAACGCCGAGATCCTCGTGGTGACCACGCCGCAGCAGGCCGCCGCCGAGGTGGCGGAACGGGCCGGGTCGATCGCGTTGCAGACGCGGCAGCGGGTCGCGGGCGTGATCGAGAACATGTCGTACTACGAACTCCCCGACGGCACCCGGGCCGACATCTTCGGGTCGGGTGGGGGCGCGGCCGTGGCGGCTTCGCTGACCGCGGCCGTGGGCGCCGACGTGCCACTGCTGGGCCAGGTCCCGCTGGACCCGCGCCTGCGCGAGCAGGGGGACGCGGGCACCCCGATCGTGCTGGCCCACCCCGAGTCACCCGCCGCCGGCGTGCTCACCGACGTGGCACGCCAACTGTCCGTGCGCTCACGCGGCCTGGCCGGCCGCCTGCTCAACGTCTCCCCCCGCTGACCCGCGCGAGTTATGCGTTCGGACACCGCGAGTTGTGCGTTCAGGCACCGCGAGTCCTCCACTCGGACACCCCGAAATACGCACTCAGGCACCCTGGACCGCCTCTGGCGGTTCGGGGTCTCGAAGGTCCGGCAGCTCTCGGCCCGCAACGTGCAGGCAGCGCACGGGGGTTCGGGGTCCCGAGCGCACATTTCGCGGTGCCTGAACGCACAACTCGCGGTGTCCGAACGCATAACTCGCGCGATGGGGGTCAGGTGGCGTCGGGGTCGTACGGGGGGCGCTCGCCGTTCTGGAGGGGGCGCTCGCGTTCCCGCTCCCGCGCGCCCTGAGGGCTCGGCGGGGCGGACGACTGGACGGCCGGGTGCCCGTTGGCCTTGGTGGGCTCGGGCAGGTCGTCCCACAGGTGCTTGGTGATGGCGCGTTTCGGGTCGAAGTTGCGCAGCTCCCTGAGGTCTTCCAGGGGTTTGCGGAGCGACTCGAACTCCGGTCCCATCTCGTTCTTGAGCTGGTCGCGTGCGCCCGTGGCGTACTCGCGGACCTGCCGCAGCGTCTTGCCGACCCACGCCGCCGCCGACGGCAGCCGTTCCGGTCCCAGGATGAACAGGCCCGCGACGATGATGACGAGGATCTCGACCCAGCCGATGCTGTCGAACACGCCCCTTGCCTCCTCCACGCCCCTCAGCGGCCTGCGTTCGTCAGCCTAGCCGTCAGTCGGACCGCAAAGTCACCTGCACGGTCAGCTCCCGCCCCTGCCTGGCCAGCGTGACCGGCACCGTTTCGCCGATCTCGTGGTCGCGAACGGCAACGGTCAACTCGGCGGCGTTGCGGACCAGGCGGTCGCCCACCTTCACGATCACGTCGCCCTCGACGATCCCGGCCTGGGCCGCCGCGCCGCCGTCGGGCACGTTCTGCACCTGGGCGCCCTCGGCGGTCTCGGCCGACGCCGAGCGCACGTTGACGTTCATGTCGGCGTGCTTGACCTCGCCCTTCTGGATGAGGTCCTGGGAGATCTTGCGCGCGTAGTTGCCGGAGATCGCGAACCCGAGGCCCACCGAACCGCCGGTCTCGGTGCGGATCGACGAGTTGATGCCGACCAGCGC includes the following:
- a CDS encoding aminoglycoside phosphotransferase family protein, with amino-acid sequence MITAPADFAVDLGAEARRWRDTLPALATRYCSRWALTPDGDPMFGYVAAVLPVRRADGHPAVLKLTWLDEETRSEPLALATWNGDGAVLLLDHDDADGALLLERLDADHSLADEPIAAALAVIGGLVRRLTVPAPAGLRRVVVDDLAARNRELGTPVEPRVVDHAAGMGRELAASAAHLLVNEDLHYGNVLRASREPWLVIDPKPLSGDPEYGVIPLLWNRLAELDGERGLRDRRAAVVAAAGLDPDRTRAWTYYRAVVNHLWAVEVGDRAFADRLAAITRSTVERAA
- a CDS encoding sec-independent translocase, whose product is MFDSIGWVEILVIIVAGLFILGPERLPSAAAWVGKTLRQVREYATGARDQLKNEMGPEFESLRKPLEDLRELRNFDPKRAITKHLWDDLPEPTKANGHPAVQSSAPPSPQGARERERERPLQNGERPPYDPDAT
- a CDS encoding MarR family winged helix-turn-helix transcriptional regulator, whose product is MLSVTSWPVPETGSARLPTRTELGVWRSFLRAHARLTRVLEAELIAEQRLSLAAYDVLVQLAEAPRHRLRMTELADAVLLSRSGVTRLVDRLERAGLVLRERADGDGRGVVAVLTAQGVDRLRTAGGTHLTGVARHFGDVFDAAELERFGRSCAKLVDEGQV
- a CDS encoding magnesium transporter MgtE N-terminal domain-containing protein — encoded protein: MVVVNRVFAAQLAGLPVFGPDGESIGKVRDLVVGLRIDRQPPRVLGLVLELATRRRIFVPMLRVTTIEPNAVSLATGTVSLRQFHQRANEVLVVGELLDARVRMDSGAQAVLVDAAMEPTRTRDWRMTRVAVRERTGRLSRRGPVQVLAWEDLTGLSITELAGQPQGAQHLVALFETMRAADVALALHSLPSKRRYEVAEALDDERLADVIEEMAEEDQKDLLAHMDEERAADVLEAMNPDDAADLLAELPEPEKDRLLDLMEPEESAPVKRLLKYSYDTAGGLMTPEPVVLAPDATVAEALAHVRNPDLTPALASMVFVCRSPTATPTGRYLGCVHIQRLLREPPSDLVAGVLDTDMATLSPTASLGEVTRYFAAYNLVCGPVVDEAEHLLGAVTVDDVLDHLLPDNWRETGLTNA
- a CDS encoding Mrp/NBP35 family ATP-binding protein, encoding MFPTADDVRKALAGVHDPEIKRPITELGMVKDVVVGKDGVVDVAVYLTVQGCPLRDKITADVTAAVSGLPGVTGVRVALDVMSDAQRTDLRKMLRGGVDEPVIPFAQPGSLTRVYCVASGKGGVGKSSVTVNLAVAMAARGLSVGVVDADIYGHSIPRMLGTEARPTQVEKMIMPPQSHGVKLISIGMFTPGNTPVVWRGPMLHRALQQFLADVFWGDLDVLLLDLPPGTGDVAISVAQLVPNAEILVVTTPQQAAAEVAERAGSIALQTRQRVAGVIENMSYYELPDGTRADIFGSGGGAAVAASLTAAVGADVPLLGQVPLDPRLREQGDAGTPIVLAHPESPAAGVLTDVARQLSVRSRGLAGRLLNVSPR
- a CDS encoding DUF1003 domain-containing protein, which codes for MPELLPRRRLDQPRQPARFRLSLDPEAFGRFSERLARFLGTGKFLFWQTLLVLAWITLNLVAVEYSWDPYPFILLNLAFSTQAAYAAPLILLAQNRQDDRDRVSLEEDRTRAAQTKADTEYLARELAALRLAVGEVVTRDYLRSELDRVLRKTRRRALKDSEVGS